The following nucleotide sequence is from Aedes aegypti strain LVP_AGWG chromosome 3, AaegL5.0 Primary Assembly, whole genome shotgun sequence.
TAAATGTATGCAGTCAAATTGAACCGATTGATTTCAATgaccaagtaaaaatggagcatagagtaaggtgggcaacagtttcttttcaagatttctaagtagctcaattcaaaataaataatgtaaatgttatggtggttcaaatgctattcaagcAAGGAACTTATATTCCAACTACCATAAAATCGATAGAAATTTATAGcgatttattatttttagtggGGAAAATTTTAATTGTCAATAGAACTTTTATTACACATGTGCTTTTTCTACCTAGGTCTAAATTACAACAACGAAAAGGATCAGAACGCTGAGGAATGTTGGGAAATGAGAGGTATTTCTGCATCGatcttttattcatttatcaATGGAATTTGTAAAATTTCCCATAATCCAacatatttcattttaatattttgaattgtgTCCATTTTGGTCAGAAAGTGCAATAATTTCTGTGCAAATACCATaccaagtgtcaaaaagcaaATGCTCAACTGGAATTCTAAGAAAACTGACGGACTTTTTAGGAAGCAGATACCTTAATTCTACGAATATTTATAATTGTTAgaaatataaattcaatttgTATTTTAATTCATTCAAACTCACTTCGAAAAATAAGTTGAAGAACGACTCGCTGATAGTGCTGACTAATCATAAACTCACTGATAGCAGATTGCGGACAATGTCATTCGCAGTTTATCATTCAACGTTTCTACACAGACTCGTTCGAGGGAATGGTAAATCGTTTCTCCACCTATCCATCGTAACGAGGGGTATTGGCAAAATTCCTCACCCCGTGAACCACTTCCGAATCCCTCGGAATATCTTATTCCTGGATTTGTGCGGATAGGTCTCGTTGATAATTGGAGACAACGTATACAGCAATCTTTGTTTGAGAactcttttttcatttttcaattcttgaatCTCTTGTGGATTTGCGCTCGCCTGTGTTTGTTTCCAGAGTGTTTCTTCTGCGACGAATTCATCCCGGTTTGGTACTAAGCTGCTTTCGTGATTGTTCAGAATTTGCTTCCAGACTTTCTACCGAGCAACACATATACCATAGTCCTAAACAGACGACTCCAACTCGAAAAATGTTAAACTTCAACTAACTCGTAAATTCCTTAATGAACAGCTACAGTACAGTGTATCTATTCACTTGCTGCATCGGTTGTACTCAAGTCTTTCGCCAATTCAGTCGGCTAGCACTCTTCGGACTCTCGCAGGAATGACGGTGCTTTAAACCATCGGCTCTCCGGGTCGAAAGACGGACCAGCACTCCACTTGGTGGCGTCGTCAGCAACATTTAATTTCAATGGAACATAGTGCCATTCGTCCACGCTAGTAAGAGAGAGAATTTCACCGATACGGAAGGAAACGAACTGGTGACAACGTCACCCATCTGACCGAATCCACGCCAAAACTGTAGATGAGTCTGTCCACAAGAACCGCTTCCGAATTTTGATAGTGTAAGCCGTACAAATACTTTGAAGTAGACGCGATCCCATCAAAGCCGCTTGGAGTTTCGGACGAGGTACTGAAAGCGCCTGTGGTTTTCGCCGCCACCATGCATAACTtgtggctgaaaatctcctaaAAAGCAGCGAGGAATTTGTATTTCGTTGATGCTCTCGTATAGTTTTATCCACTTGGTCCATAGTTCTCGTAGATATTCTGCAATAGGCTCGTCCCAATTTGTTCCCTATCACCAAATCTCCTGTATCAGGATTTTCTCATGTACCACAAAATGGGCAACAAACCCTAATGGGGCATATAGCTTCATTACGGTTCGCAGTACTTGTCGTTTTGTTGGCGTTATTAGGGTGTTTCCCAAAACTTCCTGAAGCCCTGTCCAATCGAAGGTAAAGTGATCAGCTAACGGAACCCGCATTACTCCTAAAACGCGCTCATGGACCCCATCTTTATCTAGGTTCAGCGACTTGCTACTAGACAGACTGGTTTCTCCTAAACGTTCTAGAACTTCCGGTGAGTTTGACAAAACCTATAAGtaatctacttataggtattctactaaacagctcgaagatttattatcatattgaCAAAACCTTTCCAAATTCAAAACCCGCTGATGCATGAATGTGTTGTACTAGTTGGACTAGTTGAACTGCTTCGTCCACGGAATTGACGCTATCAAGGAAGCCATCTACGTAGTGACCCTTAACTATCGCTCTCACTACCCTGGGTAACTGTTCTGCGTATTCGAGGGCATTCTTGTTCTTCGCGAATCGCGCCAAACACGGGGAGCTGGTGGCTCCGAACATGGCGACGTTAATCGTATAACTTGAACATCCTCTTTTGGATCGTTGCGCCACAGAAAGCACTGCACACTAAACAcactacggtgaatttcaccgtaatctcaacagctgaacagttcggtgaaataaaacaccgtatttcgtaggaatttaacggattacggtaattttttaccgaatactgtaaaaaatcaccgtactccgttaatttatttcaccgaactgttcagctgttgagatttcacaggaatccgtaaaataatttaagtgtgtgcgACCATCTATCTTCATCCCGAATTAATATTCTCAAAAACGTTTCGCAGATGTCAGAACAGGCGGCTATTTTACCCTCCCTGAACCGTAGCAACACGTCTACTAGCGGGACTAGAAGATCCGGTCCTTTGAGTACCTAGCATGTCATTGAAGGATACTCCACCGACTTTTGCTGTTGCATCCCAACCATTATGATTTTGTTTGGTTTTTTTGGGCTCGTAACTATTCCGAGTGGAAGATACCAGAGCTCGTTTATCCTCGTCGGACTCTAATTGGTGCATAACAGCCGCCTCATCAACTGCGAAGAATTACTTATGCTGTCGACAGCATGGACGTGTAACTGCTCGACAGACTCATTGCTTGGGGTGTTTCTCCTATACACGCACCACCCCACTATGGGCGggttccatacagactggcggccaaaaatattttttgccatctcatgtcgtatttattagttttgtgatacaaatttggtgttttattttcaaaaacaagttttcgagactaacttttgaatagggcttataccgaaataataagttttattactaatgatgcatataagccttttatgcgattaacgttgtgaaaaccattaaaaatgttagaacatacatagaaatgatgatataaATGATTTAGCGATATTAATTTATTCTCTGAATTATTTATTAGCTGTTTCTTAaaagaaaattgttaaaaatattggacaaattcaaaaagctttaaattaaaaaagtgcaaatttgtgacGCCAAATTCTTCACAATCCTTTAGTTTAcgtctcaaagtacccttggaaataaattttagcctgggacaacttgggacaaaacaGTATGAGATGTGAAAAGTTTCGgtataaaatcaaatatattttttcagtgcactccccgcatttttccgacctgaagtacgaatttttatttcattttttttttcttagatagCCTTTTGAATGAGCATTCAGGCAGTGTACAAAGAtcaaatattacgattatgcagtatattgtattcaatgtgtTCCTTGTGTTTGcattgaatttttcatttttcttaaaaactctaactttggcatactgtatcaattaaaatataaaagatcttgCCCTGATATTTCAGGAGTAACTTAATAGAACTGTTaactatggaatgatgtacaagaaaaacctattagaacaagtcattttttcgattattggccacctgatcgcccatagtggcaCCCGACTTTGCGACTCTAAAGCAAGATGGCTGCTGCCTGGTCTTGAAATTTGCATACCTCCAGGAAACACAAACACACAGCATCCTTTTTACCCAACCTGTCCCAGTGACCTACCGGAATAATTCCGGCCACATGTACATTCCCTAGATCTTTTGACCACTTTtaaaaactagatatgtgtacgagtatactgtcaaaaaataattgaaatccattTAGTATTTGCCGAGTAGTgagagttttagttttttttttctctcacgaCTTAGAACCCATGTAACATAGGTTTTTTCGAAGCCACTCtggaatcaatttttaaataaatcttgGATTCTGAAATAACCAGGTCATCAATTACTATCATCATCTCAACGACTCCCTTCCAAAAACATTATTGCTTGACGTTTGATATGAAATCGCTCATAACTCTTTGAGAATCGCTGAGATCTTCTTAATACCTTAACATTCATCTTCCAAAAAATGGTCCGTAATTAAACGACTTTACATTTTAAGAAATatcgttgttgttgtttggACATATATCTTGTTTTACCTATCTCACTCATGAGTCAAAGCGTTGCtcgtttgttattatttttgtatacCCAAGCCATTCATCCAGAATGATTTCGGTAGTAACCTAGCCGTACTAAGCATCTTAAGTACTTCACTACAATCTCGCTAACATGCATTCTGTACGCATATTACGCTTGCTAGCTACGACCGTATGCATCACAGCCTTTACGCGAATTAACGTGGATCACTTAACCATCCTTAATTAATTACGCTTGATTAACTACCTAAAAAGAGTAGCCATACTGTAATAATATTTTACGTCTTGCTGGCATAAACGCATTTGCTTTATTGTTACTAGAGATTCCTCTCTATTACCTTATATTTATAGTAATTTAGCAACATTGAATGATAAACAAGAAACTTCAAAGCGTGTTCTTGTTAGTTTTGCTAGTAATCATTTgtatcttcttcttggtattttaACAACGAAGAGCAATAGTCTAACAGCAGTATTAGACAACGATTAACGTTTGGTCTTTCCTAATATCTTGCAACAATATTATTATGCTCTATTTGCTTACTTCGTTAGTCTGCTTCCTCCAAATATAAGTTTAGGATGGTATCGAGCTTCAGATCACCTTCTTTTTCTTCCTGGAATTGCGTtcccactggggcagagcctgtttctcagcttaattCCAAGAttacatccacagttattaactgaaagcctTCTTTGctgaagttgccatttttgcatccctatatcgtgtggcaggtacgagaatactatatgcccagagaagtcaaagaaatttccattacgaaattaTATAGATCCACCGGCAATCGATcccgacaccttcagcatggcttttcaATGGTTCCGTGGACTTAGGCTAAGATATTCAACATTGATTATGTAATTTAGCACTAAAATGATCAACCTAAATAGATGGCCTTCAATACCAGACGCACTTTTGAATAGTCCCGTATCTTCAAATGCTCGTTTCTGGAATAAAAATACATTGctaattcaaaaaaattgccGGATGTGTTACCCTACGCAAATGTTGCTCATTATAATAGCTTTTATTTCTTATaaaacaccatcttgattgaaccatgatttctccatttttttaTGCTTTCATATATTGTGTGCTGTCCCGTATTGAGGGTTTCTCCACCTACAGCGCTGAAGAATACTAACTCGATTTAATGCAAATTTATAGCATTTTTATTGGGATAATCTAAATGATGAACAAGATGCACAATACTAATGTTGAATTAATCATAGAGTATTTATTTGTAAACTCAACAAAGGTTCCATGCCAATTCTTTTGTTCAATGCTCATAAGAAGTCCTTTTTGTCTTCTTATGTCATTGATTCAATTCAATCGTTTAATTACactttgttaatatttttttactaagTTGCAAAAAAAGAAACTATAAGAAAGTTTACATCTCACAAAATAAAACGGACTAAAATTCATCAAGAAGAACACTTCTTGAAGAACGCTTTCTTAATAATGGTATTTTTGCAACGATAACGACAGGCACTTGGGTTaatcaaaatgatttattttaattatcaCTAGTGCATAATTAACTGACAATTATCTCTTTTGTGATTGCGGACAGGTGACAATTATAGAGCAATTATTAAACGATTTATGGCATTATAAAAGTGGTTTCTCGGAACCGTTTTGTCATCAGTCAGCTGGAACCGTCGTAGCGTGAAAATACATCAGAAAATGAAAACCATTGCCGCCATTGTTTCATTCGCCCTGATTGCCGGGTGCATGGTTCGTGATAAGTCAATGTTAGTGAAGAGTAGATCGTTAAAATTTCTAACCGTTTTCAGGCAGTCACGGAGGATCAGAAAGAAGCTGCCCGCCAACTGGCCGGAAAGTGCATGCAACAGACGGGCACCTCGGAGGAATCTGTCCAACGTCTTCGCAATGGCGATACATCCGGTGCCGATGACAACACCAAGTGCTTCGTGCAGTGCTTCTTCCAGGGTGCTGGAGTCGTCGATGGTGAAGGAAACATGCAGGAAGCATTTGTAACGGAGAAGCTGGCCAGCGAATACGGTCAGGCCAAGGCCGAGGAAGTTGTTCAGAGATGTAGAAACAACAGTGGAGCCAATGCTTGCGAACGGTCGTTCTCGCTGTTGCAGTGTTACATCGCCAACAGAGCTAGTTTGAT
It contains:
- the LOC5575344 gene encoding general odorant-binding protein 56a, with the protein product MKTIAAIVSFALIAGCMAVTEDQKEAARQLAGKCMQQTGTSEESVQRLRNGDTSGADDNTKCFVQCFFQGAGVVDGEGNMQEAFVTEKLASEYGQAKAEEVVQRCRNNSGANACERSFSLLQCYIANRASLM